In Luteimonas viscosa, the following proteins share a genomic window:
- a CDS encoding PQQ-binding-like beta-propeller repeat protein — protein MNTRTFTVRNEVAAQAAEIVREFGPFDGDGSVAGVSHDGRNVWAAVGTRLLAIDPASGETVRVLERPGDAGTAFDGTHLYQIAESRIDRIDPATGQVLHTIPAPANGCDSGMAWAEGSLWVGEYRERRIHQVDPETGRILRSIESDRFVTGVTWVDDELWHGVWEGDESELRRIDPADGAVLERLRMPEGIGVSGLEADDGGLFWCGGGGSGKLRAVRRPGRAAA, from the coding sequence ATGAACACCCGCACTTTCACAGTCCGCAATGAAGTGGCGGCGCAGGCGGCCGAGATCGTCCGCGAATTCGGTCCGTTCGACGGCGACGGATCGGTCGCCGGCGTCAGCCACGACGGCCGCAACGTCTGGGCCGCCGTCGGCACCCGGCTGCTGGCGATCGACCCGGCCAGCGGCGAGACCGTGCGCGTGCTCGAACGCCCCGGCGACGCCGGCACCGCGTTCGACGGCACCCACCTGTACCAGATCGCCGAATCGCGCATCGACCGTATCGATCCGGCCACCGGGCAGGTGCTGCACACGATCCCCGCCCCGGCCAACGGCTGCGATTCGGGCATGGCCTGGGCGGAAGGCAGTCTGTGGGTGGGCGAGTACCGCGAGCGCCGCATCCACCAGGTCGATCCGGAGACGGGCAGGATCCTGCGCAGCATCGAATCCGACCGCTTCGTCACCGGCGTGACCTGGGTGGACGACGAGCTCTGGCACGGCGTCTGGGAAGGCGACGAAAGCGAACTGCGGCGCATCGATCCTGCCGATGGCGCCGTGCTCGAACGCCTGCGCATGCCCGAGGGCATCGGCGTGAGCGGCCTGGAAGCCGACGACGGCGGCCTGTTCTGGTGCGGTGGCGGCGGCAGCGGCAAGCTCCGCGCCGTACGGCGCCCGGGACGCGCCGCCGCCTGA
- a CDS encoding DUF899 domain-containing protein: MNARPAERPVPTPRIASREEWTRERLALLEREKALNRQQDEVARARRALPWVRLDTDYVFDTLQGPRTLAALFGGRGQLLVQHFMLGPGWDAGCPSCSFMADHHDGLVPHLSQRDITLVAVSRAPLEEIERFRQRMGWRFPWVSSHGNSFNRDFGVSFTPEQRIDGKVPYNYKHLAFPHDEAPGISLFTRDAEGSVYHTYSTYGRGVEAMMGAYRLIDLAPKGRDEGHLPYPMAWVRHHDRYEQAPRASCCSSHP; the protein is encoded by the coding sequence ATGAATGCACGTCCCGCCGAACGCCCCGTACCCACGCCCCGCATCGCCTCGCGCGAGGAATGGACCCGCGAGCGCCTCGCACTGCTCGAACGCGAAAAGGCCCTCAACCGCCAGCAGGACGAGGTGGCGCGCGCGCGCCGCGCGCTGCCCTGGGTGCGCCTCGACACCGACTACGTGTTCGACACCCTGCAGGGCCCGCGCACCCTCGCCGCATTGTTCGGGGGCCGCGGCCAGCTGCTGGTGCAGCATTTCATGCTCGGCCCGGGCTGGGACGCGGGCTGCCCGAGCTGCTCGTTCATGGCCGACCACCACGACGGCCTCGTCCCGCACCTGTCCCAGCGCGACATCACCCTGGTGGCGGTCTCGCGCGCGCCGCTGGAGGAGATCGAGCGCTTCCGCCAGCGCATGGGCTGGCGCTTTCCCTGGGTGTCCTCGCACGGCAACAGCTTCAACCGCGACTTCGGCGTCAGCTTCACGCCGGAGCAGCGCATCGACGGCAAGGTGCCCTACAACTACAAGCACCTGGCGTTCCCGCACGACGAGGCGCCGGGCATCAGCCTGTTCACGCGCGACGCCGAAGGCAGCGTCTACCACACCTACTCCACCTACGGTCGCGGCGTCGAGGCGATGATGGGGGCCTACCGCCTGATCGACCTCGCGCCCAAGGGCCGCGACGAAGGCCACCTGCCCTATCCGATGGCCTGGGTGCGCCACCACGACCGCTACGAACAGGCGCCCCGGGCGAGCTGCTGCAGTTCGCATCCTTGA
- a CDS encoding VOC family protein → MPAHEQINYVEFPARDPDATRRFFERAFGWTFEDYGPDYIAFSGAGLDGGFFRADLAARTDRGSALVVLYSARLEETLAKVVAAGGEVVKPIFAFPGGRRFHFTEPGGNELAVWSEPDA, encoded by the coding sequence ATGCCGGCTCACGAGCAGATCAACTACGTCGAATTCCCTGCGCGCGACCCCGATGCCACGCGCCGCTTCTTCGAGCGCGCCTTCGGCTGGACCTTCGAGGACTACGGCCCCGACTACATCGCCTTTTCCGGCGCCGGCCTGGACGGTGGCTTCTTCCGCGCCGACCTCGCGGCGCGTACCGACCGCGGCAGCGCCCTGGTGGTGCTCTACAGCGCACGCCTGGAGGAGACGCTGGCCAAGGTGGTCGCGGCTGGCGGCGAGGTGGTCAAGCCGATCTTCGCGTTTCCCGGCGGACGCCGGTTCCACTTCACCGAACCCGGCGGCAACGAGCTCGCCGTCTGGTCCGAACCCGACGCCTGA
- a CDS encoding DUF6968 family protein yields the protein MPATALPPIPTGFTRTVAERAFTCREHGRDVPVRVEFGEPRRDVAVVNGTDWRCPLRLSVGGTVTLRQAMGVDSLQALQLAFEVARAELAALAGRDGVELHYLDEPVDTSRQGWERGLA from the coding sequence ATGCCCGCCACCGCGCTGCCGCCGATCCCGACAGGATTCACCCGCACCGTCGCCGAACGCGCATTCACCTGCCGCGAGCACGGGCGCGACGTTCCGGTGCGCGTGGAATTCGGCGAACCCCGGCGCGACGTTGCCGTGGTGAACGGTACCGACTGGCGCTGCCCGCTGCGCCTGAGCGTGGGCGGGACCGTCACGCTGCGCCAGGCGATGGGCGTCGATTCGCTGCAGGCCCTGCAGCTGGCGTTCGAAGTGGCGCGCGCCGAACTGGCGGCGCTCGCGGGCCGTGACGGGGTGGAGCTGCATTACCTCGACGAGCCGGTCGACACGAGCCGCCAGGGCTGGGAACGCGGCCTGGCCTGA
- a CDS encoding catalase — protein MQQQAGGSHPPLTTNQGVVVADNQNSLKQGPRGPTLLEDFILREKITHFDHERIPERIVHARGSAAHGYFELKKSLAKVTRAKIFTEVGKRTPVFTRFSTVAGGAGSVDTPRDVRGFAVKFYTEEGNFDLVGNNIPVFFIQDAMKFPDVVHSVKMEPDRAFPQAASAHDTFWDFISLTPESMHMIMWAMSDRTIPRSLRTIEGFGIHSFRFLNEAGESTFVKFHWRPKLGIQSTVWDEALKLQAADNDFHRRDLFENIQAGNYPEWELGVQLFSEQEADAFPFDHLDATKIIPEALVPVQIVGRMVLDRWPDNFFAETEQVAYCPANIVPGIDFSNDPLLQGRLFSYLDTQLIRLGGPNFHQIPINQPKCPFANHQRDGHMQMQVHKGRVNYEPSSLQEDSPRADQRAGFRSHATMPDDGVKGRVRPESFADHYSQARMFFRNLEKPEQAHLASALVFELSKVETPKVRERMVGHLVHIDPSLAQRVADGLGMDSVPPAPDAAVPPTDMPPAPEVRIIGRMRDTLEHRTVGILIDEGSDAAALKALRKAAEAAGATVKIVAPRLGGAVLSDGKKQPADGQLAGTPSVVFDAVAVLLSEDAGRKLAKESAAVDFVAFAWAHLKAIAFDAGAAPLLKAGNVGKDAGIVDAADPKGFIAAAKTRQWAREPQLRMLA, from the coding sequence CTGCAGCAGCAGGCCGGCGGCAGCCATCCGCCGCTGACCACCAACCAGGGCGTGGTGGTTGCCGACAACCAGAATTCGCTCAAACAGGGGCCACGCGGCCCGACCCTGCTGGAGGACTTCATCCTCCGCGAGAAGATCACCCACTTCGACCACGAGCGCATCCCCGAGCGTATCGTCCACGCCCGCGGCAGCGCCGCGCACGGCTATTTCGAACTGAAGAAGTCGCTGGCGAAGGTCACCCGCGCGAAGATCTTCACCGAAGTGGGCAAGCGCACGCCGGTGTTCACCCGCTTCTCCACCGTTGCCGGTGGCGCCGGCTCGGTCGACACCCCGCGCGACGTGCGCGGTTTCGCGGTGAAGTTCTACACCGAGGAGGGCAACTTCGACCTGGTGGGCAACAACATCCCGGTGTTCTTCATCCAGGACGCGATGAAGTTCCCGGACGTGGTGCACTCGGTGAAGATGGAACCCGACCGCGCCTTCCCGCAGGCGGCGAGCGCGCACGACACGTTCTGGGACTTCATCTCGCTCACGCCCGAATCGATGCACATGATCATGTGGGCGATGAGCGACCGGACGATCCCGCGCTCGCTGCGCACGATCGAAGGCTTCGGCATCCACAGCTTCCGCTTCCTCAACGAGGCCGGCGAAAGCACCTTCGTCAAGTTCCACTGGCGGCCGAAGCTGGGCATCCAGTCGACGGTATGGGACGAGGCGCTGAAGCTGCAGGCCGCCGACAACGACTTCCACCGGCGCGACCTGTTCGAGAACATCCAGGCCGGCAACTACCCGGAATGGGAGCTGGGCGTGCAGCTGTTCTCCGAACAGGAGGCCGACGCGTTCCCGTTCGACCACCTCGACGCCACCAAGATCATTCCCGAAGCGCTGGTCCCGGTGCAGATCGTCGGCCGCATGGTGCTCGACCGCTGGCCGGACAACTTCTTCGCCGAGACCGAACAGGTGGCGTACTGCCCGGCCAACATCGTGCCCGGCATCGACTTCAGCAACGATCCGCTGCTGCAGGGCCGCCTGTTCTCCTACCTCGACACCCAGCTGATCCGCCTGGGCGGGCCGAACTTCCACCAGATCCCGATCAACCAGCCGAAGTGTCCCTTCGCCAACCACCAGCGCGACGGCCACATGCAGATGCAGGTGCACAAGGGCCGGGTGAACTACGAGCCGAGCTCGCTGCAGGAGGACAGCCCGCGCGCCGACCAGCGCGCCGGCTTCCGCAGCCACGCCACGATGCCCGACGACGGCGTCAAGGGCCGCGTGCGCCCGGAGAGCTTCGCCGACCACTACAGCCAGGCGCGCATGTTCTTCCGCAACCTGGAAAAGCCCGAGCAGGCGCACCTGGCCTCGGCGCTGGTGTTCGAGCTGTCGAAGGTGGAAACGCCGAAGGTGCGCGAGCGCATGGTCGGCCACCTGGTCCACATCGACCCCTCGCTGGCGCAGCGCGTGGCCGACGGCCTGGGCATGGACAGCGTGCCACCGGCGCCCGACGCCGCGGTGCCGCCGACCGACATGCCGCCAGCGCCGGAAGTCCGCATCATCGGCCGCATGCGCGACACGCTCGAGCACCGCACCGTCGGCATCCTGATCGACGAAGGCAGCGACGCGGCCGCGCTCAAGGCGCTGCGCAAGGCGGCCGAGGCGGCAGGCGCGACGGTGAAGATCGTCGCGCCCAGGCTCGGCGGCGCGGTGCTGTCGGACGGGAAGAAGCAGCCGGCCGATGGCCAGCTTGCCGGTACACCCTCCGTGGTGTTCGACGCGGTGGCCGTGCTGCTGAGCGAGGACGCGGGCAGGAAGCTGGCGAAGGAGTCGGCGGCGGTCGACTTCGTCGCCTTCGCCTGGGCGCACCTGAAGGCGATCGCCTTCGATGCCGGGGCCGCGCCGCTGCTCAAGGCCGGCAACGTGGGCAAGGATGCGGGCATCGTCGATGCCGCCGATCCCAAGGGCTTCATCGCCGCCGCGAAGACGCGGCAGTGGGCGCGCGAACCGCAACTGCGCATGCTGGCCTGA
- a CDS encoding TerC family protein: MEWLSDPTIWMGLATLVILEIILGIDNLVFIAILADKLPPEQRDKARIIGLSLALVMRLVLLAALSWIMRLTEPLFAVLGHEFSGRDLILLGGGLFLLFKATMELHERLEGQSHGDTGNKAYAAFGVVVTQIVILDAVFSLDSVITAVGMVDQLGVMYAAVTIAMAVMLLASKPLTNFVNRHPTVVVLCLGFLLMIGFSLVAEGLGFKIPKGYLYAAIVFSILIESFNQFSVFKREKQVRKLPMRQRTAERLTRLLGARDGEGGAQAGGGEGANASGERLKTSEHDMIHSVLSLAERSVATVMTVRTDIQWIDGSRGMAHAAERLMRSPHTRQLVCDGELDNLQGVVQSRDVLSGVLSGKPLELGDYLREPLILPEGTTALRALERLREHPIPLAIVVDEYGGVIGLVTANDLLAAIAGDLADTRDADYGATRLEDGSWNIDASMSMEEVERATDIALPRDSAYVTLSGLFLHTLGRLPMAGDTIEVAGWKIEVASLERRRVGRAVLRRLPPEA; encoded by the coding sequence ATGGAGTGGCTCTCGGACCCGACCATCTGGATGGGTCTTGCGACCCTGGTGATCCTCGAGATCATCCTCGGCATCGACAACCTGGTATTCATCGCGATCCTGGCGGACAAGCTGCCGCCGGAGCAGCGCGACAAGGCCCGCATCATCGGTCTGAGCCTGGCGCTGGTGATGCGGCTGGTGCTGCTGGCGGCGCTGTCGTGGATCATGCGGCTGACCGAGCCGCTGTTCGCCGTGCTCGGCCACGAGTTCTCCGGGCGCGACCTGATCCTGCTCGGCGGCGGCCTGTTCCTGCTGTTCAAGGCCACGATGGAGCTGCACGAGCGGCTGGAAGGCCAATCGCACGGCGATACCGGCAACAAGGCGTACGCCGCGTTCGGCGTGGTCGTGACCCAGATCGTGATCCTGGACGCCGTGTTTTCGCTCGATTCGGTGATCACCGCGGTGGGCATGGTCGACCAGCTGGGCGTGATGTACGCCGCGGTGACCATCGCCATGGCGGTGATGCTGCTGGCGAGCAAGCCGCTGACCAACTTCGTCAACCGCCATCCCACCGTGGTGGTGCTGTGCCTGGGCTTCCTGCTGATGATCGGCTTCAGCCTGGTGGCCGAGGGCCTGGGCTTCAAGATCCCGAAGGGCTACCTCTACGCGGCGATCGTGTTCTCGATCCTGATCGAGTCGTTCAACCAGTTCTCCGTGTTCAAGCGCGAGAAGCAGGTGCGCAAGCTGCCGATGCGACAGCGCACCGCGGAACGGCTGACCCGCCTGCTGGGCGCGCGCGACGGAGAAGGGGGCGCGCAGGCCGGGGGCGGTGAAGGCGCGAACGCCTCGGGTGAGCGCCTGAAGACTTCCGAACACGACATGATCCACAGCGTGCTGTCGCTGGCCGAGCGTTCGGTAGCCACGGTGATGACGGTGCGCACCGACATCCAGTGGATCGATGGCAGCCGCGGCATGGCCCACGCGGCCGAGCGCCTGATGCGTTCGCCGCATACCCGGCAACTGGTCTGCGACGGCGAGCTCGACAACCTGCAGGGCGTGGTCCAGAGCCGCGACGTGCTGTCGGGCGTGCTGTCGGGCAAGCCGCTGGAGCTGGGGGACTATCTGCGTGAACCGCTGATCCTGCCCGAAGGCACGACGGCGCTGCGCGCGCTCGAGCGCCTCCGCGAGCATCCGATCCCGCTCGCGATCGTGGTGGACGAATACGGCGGCGTGATCGGCCTGGTGACCGCCAACGACCTGCTCGCCGCGATCGCCGGCGACCTCGCCGACACCCGCGACGCCGACTACGGGGCGACGCGGCTGGAGGACGGCAGCTGGAACATCGATGCCTCGATGTCGATGGAGGAGGTGGAGCGCGCGACCGATATCGCGCTGCCGCGCGATTCGGCCTACGTCACCCTCTCGGGACTGTTCCTGCACACGCTGGGGCGACTGCCCATGGCGGGCGACACGATCGAGGTCGCGGGCTGGAAGATCGAGGTGGCCTCGCTGGAGCGCAGGCGCGTGGGCAGGGCGGTGCTGCGCAGGCTCCCGCCGGAAGCGTAG
- a CDS encoding RidA family protein, translated as MNTRDIVFPPKPHALYQRHAYSPAVRANGFLFVSGQVGAREDGSPEPDLVAQVRLAFANLDAILAAAGCTFDDVVDTTYFMVDPEQTMDTIWPVVQEYLGKGPHPALTATGVTWLSGFRFEIKVVAKLPGSATA; from the coding sequence ATGAACACGCGCGACATCGTCTTCCCCCCCAAGCCCCACGCCCTCTACCAGCGCCACGCCTACTCGCCCGCGGTCCGCGCCAACGGCTTCCTGTTCGTCTCCGGCCAGGTCGGCGCGCGCGAGGACGGCAGCCCCGAACCGGACCTGGTGGCGCAGGTGCGGCTGGCCTTCGCCAACCTCGATGCGATCCTGGCGGCTGCCGGCTGCACGTTCGACGACGTGGTCGACACCACCTACTTCATGGTCGACCCGGAGCAGACCATGGACACGATCTGGCCGGTGGTGCAGGAGTACCTGGGCAAGGGGCCCCATCCGGCGCTGACCGCGACCGGCGTGACCTGGCTGTCCGGCTTCCGCTTCGAGATCAAGGTGGTGGCGAAGCTGCCCGGGAGCGCGACCGCCTAG
- a CDS encoding LysR substrate-binding domain-containing protein yields the protein MQAFVRVVETGSFTRAAESLRISRTSATQLVQRLEQRLRVRLLNRTTRRVALTSEGALFYERALRLLADMAEAEASVAGVAAAPGGRLRVDVPSPFARLVLVPALPDFHARYPDLRLELGVSDRVVDLVDDNVDCVVRGGVLVDQSLVARKLVDLRMASYAAPAYLARAGMPVHPRELSEDGAHRLVAFQSMRSGSQVLPLDMQRGGERVQVRGHHLLAVDDGNAYVAAGVAGLGVLCMPAYLARGHLEAGELVEVLADWRMDALPLSVAYRPNRHVSARLRVFIDWLLDVVATQRLDA from the coding sequence ATGCAGGCCTTCGTCCGCGTGGTCGAGACCGGCAGCTTCACCCGCGCCGCCGAATCGCTGCGTATCAGCCGGACCTCGGCGACCCAGCTGGTGCAGCGGCTGGAGCAGCGGCTGCGGGTGCGCCTGCTCAACCGCACCACGCGGCGGGTGGCGCTGACCTCCGAGGGCGCGTTGTTCTACGAGCGCGCGCTGCGTCTGCTGGCGGACATGGCCGAGGCCGAAGCCAGCGTGGCCGGTGTCGCGGCCGCGCCAGGCGGGCGGCTGCGGGTGGACGTGCCCAGCCCGTTCGCGCGTCTGGTGCTGGTCCCGGCACTGCCGGACTTCCACGCCCGCTACCCGGACCTGCGCCTGGAACTGGGCGTGAGCGACCGCGTGGTCGACCTGGTCGACGACAACGTGGACTGCGTGGTCCGCGGTGGCGTGCTGGTCGACCAGTCGCTGGTGGCGCGCAAGCTGGTGGACCTGCGGATGGCCAGCTATGCAGCACCGGCGTACCTGGCCCGCGCGGGCATGCCCGTGCATCCGCGCGAGCTGTCCGAAGACGGCGCCCATCGCCTGGTCGCGTTCCAGTCGATGCGCAGCGGAAGCCAGGTGCTGCCGCTGGACATGCAGCGGGGCGGGGAGCGCGTGCAGGTGCGCGGGCACCACCTGCTGGCGGTGGACGACGGCAATGCCTACGTCGCTGCCGGTGTCGCGGGGCTCGGGGTGTTGTGCATGCCGGCCTACCTCGCGCGCGGGCACCTCGAGGCCGGGGAACTGGTGGAGGTGCTGGCGGACTGGCGGATGGATGCGCTGCCGCTGTCCGTCGCGTATCGGCCCAATCGCCACGTCAGTGCACGGCTGCGGGTGTTCATCGACTGGCTGCTGGACGTGGTGGCGACGCAGCGGCTGGATGCCTGA
- a CDS encoding helix-turn-helix domain-containing protein, which translates to MDSLIAASARALATGDALGALKRIALREDPPALALRGTAMAQLGEHVRARELLQRAARGFGAHEALARARCTVADAEVALAMRDLQPAPRALATAAATLERHGDPANAAHARLIAVRRLLLLGRLGEARGELRRLDGALLPPALAAIAGLATAELALRALRSTVARAALAQARAAAGRARIPALIAEVDAIGARLQQPVARRISADGEHPLQLHDVEALFASGALVVDGCRRGLRVADAWLPLARRPVLFALAQSLAAAWPGDAERDALIAAAFRIRHADETHRARLRVELGRLRALAEPWTAIDATARGFALVPHEAREVAVLAPPIEGEDASLLALLADGEAWSTSALALALGTSQRSVQRALATLESGGQVRASGGGRTRRWLAAPPGGFATTLLLPATLPAA; encoded by the coding sequence ATGGACTCCCTGATCGCCGCCTCGGCCCGCGCGCTCGCCACCGGCGACGCGCTGGGCGCGCTCAAGCGCATCGCGCTGCGCGAGGATCCGCCCGCGCTGGCGCTGCGCGGCACGGCGATGGCGCAACTGGGCGAACACGTGCGCGCGCGCGAACTGCTGCAGCGTGCGGCTCGCGGCTTCGGCGCACACGAGGCGCTGGCACGGGCGCGCTGCACCGTCGCCGATGCGGAAGTCGCGCTGGCGATGCGCGACCTGCAGCCCGCACCGCGCGCGCTCGCGACCGCGGCTGCGACCCTGGAGCGGCATGGCGATCCGGCCAACGCCGCGCATGCGCGCCTGATCGCGGTACGCCGGCTGCTGCTGCTCGGCCGGCTCGGCGAGGCGCGCGGCGAACTGCGGCGGCTGGACGGTGCCTTGCTGCCGCCCGCACTGGCGGCGATCGCGGGCCTCGCCACCGCCGAGCTGGCGCTTCGCGCGCTGCGCAGCACGGTCGCGCGCGCAGCGCTGGCACAGGCGCGCGCAGCGGCCGGGCGCGCGCGCATCCCCGCGCTCATCGCCGAAGTGGACGCCATCGGAGCAAGGTTGCAGCAACCGGTCGCAAGACGGATCTCGGCCGACGGCGAACACCCGCTGCAGCTCCACGACGTCGAAGCGCTGTTCGCCTCGGGCGCACTGGTGGTCGACGGCTGCCGCCGTGGGCTGCGCGTGGCCGATGCCTGGCTTCCGCTGGCGCGTCGCCCGGTGCTGTTCGCATTGGCGCAGTCGCTCGCCGCCGCGTGGCCGGGCGACGCCGAGCGCGATGCGCTGATCGCCGCCGCGTTCCGCATCCGCCATGCCGACGAGACCCATCGCGCACGGCTGCGGGTGGAGCTGGGCCGCCTGCGCGCGCTGGCCGAACCCTGGACCGCCATCGATGCGACCGCGCGCGGATTCGCGCTGGTACCGCACGAGGCGCGCGAGGTCGCCGTGCTCGCGCCCCCGATCGAAGGCGAAGACGCCTCGCTGCTCGCGCTGCTGGCGGATGGCGAGGCCTGGTCCACCTCGGCGCTGGCGCTGGCGCTCGGCACCAGCCAGCGCAGCGTGCAGCGCGCACTGGCCACGCTGGAATCGGGCGGACAGGTGCGTGCCAGCGGCGGCGGTCGCACGCGCCGATGGCTGGCCGCGCCGCCCGGCGGATTCGCGACGACATTGTTACTCCCCGCCACGCTGCCGGCTGCGTAG
- a CDS encoding response regulator transcription factor, with protein MSAPATMRIPWRTVLLYGGLLALGTLLLQWLDYQRLVRSHASLVYEGLLAAGFLALGAWLGVRLLARRAPPAVFEGNRPAQAALGISDREMEVLAEIAAGHSNKEIAARLHVSPNTVKTHVARLLEKLGARRRTDALRRARELGLVP; from the coding sequence ATGTCCGCACCGGCCACCATGCGCATTCCCTGGAGAACCGTGCTGCTCTACGGCGGCCTGCTGGCGCTGGGCACGCTGTTGCTGCAATGGCTCGACTACCAGCGGCTCGTGCGCAGCCATGCCTCGCTGGTGTACGAGGGGCTGCTGGCGGCGGGCTTCCTTGCCCTCGGCGCGTGGCTGGGCGTGCGCCTGCTGGCCAGGCGCGCGCCGCCGGCGGTGTTCGAGGGCAACCGGCCGGCCCAGGCTGCACTGGGGATCAGCGACCGCGAGATGGAAGTGCTGGCCGAGATCGCCGCCGGTCACTCCAACAAGGAGATCGCCGCGCGGCTGCATGTCTCGCCGAACACGGTGAAGACCCACGTCGCCCGACTGCTGGAGAAGCTCGGCGCACGGCGGCGCACCGATGCGCTGCGCCGCGCGCGCGAGCTCGGGCTGGTGCCCTGA